A portion of the Gigantopelta aegis isolate Gae_Host chromosome 10, Gae_host_genome, whole genome shotgun sequence genome contains these proteins:
- the LOC121384302 gene encoding uncharacterized protein LOC121384302, giving the protein MNDVVSKSLIRVVESQKNFVRFLDGMDPIQMLPYLKRIISEHDEQLVQRCVTNAGRSDREANQKLWSALKRLPCWWEPFMAALKACGYTQLSDILRNELNRMKLDREED; this is encoded by the exons ATGAATGACGTCGTTTCTAAGTCACTGATCCGGGTCGTTGAAAGCCAGAAGAACTTCGTCCGCTTCTTGGATGGCATGGATCCAATTCAAATGCTTCCATACCTAAAAAGAATTATATCTGAACATGATGAG CAGCTTGTCCAGAGGTGTGTTACGAACGCTGGTCGGTCGGACAGGGAGGCAAACCAAAAGCTGTGGTCTGCCCTGAAGAGACTGCCGTGTTGGTGGGAACCGTTCATGGCGGCCCTGAAAGCGTGCGGCTACACCCAACTTTCTGATATTCTCAGAAACGAACTCA ACCGCATGAAACTTGATAGAGAAGAAGACTAG